Proteins co-encoded in one Rhopalosiphum maidis isolate BTI-1 chromosome 2, ASM367621v3, whole genome shotgun sequence genomic window:
- the LOC113553308 gene encoding uncharacterized protein LOC113553308 — MSNVFITFKIRYEKELIERKIIAPTDMSGFLETLKNELLLEETDELVILCPTPDGKIMELQSDDDIECLKQTKLSYNAVTKEVYCNVELVVTIIRKFPNDTSAQFMILSNKIDNLTSKIDKLSDEFIKKIDEDKTSTFSTIRSILAEHLQIDSGNKLKDSLGEGDIKELKPNVDVHKKKTKKDKEKLSSTTTPTNNNSSTMSETIKLKTPKSASRPISKDIDVLLEMLVADGFTNTIQNIIVLKRFDNDYEKALNYLKSSVA, encoded by the exons ATGTCTAACGttttcattacatttaaaattcgcTATGAAAAAGAATTGATTGAACGTAAAATAATAGCACCTACAGATATGTCTGGATTCCTTGAAACGctg aaaaatgaattactATTGGAGGAAACAGATGAGTTAGTGATATTGTGTCCAACACCTGACGGGAAAATA atggaACTCCAATCAGATGATGATATTGAATGTTTAAAG caaACAAAACTCTCCTATAATGCTGTAACCAAAGAAGTTTATTGCAATGTAGAACTTGTAGTAACTATAATTCGTAAATTTCCAAATGACACAAGCGCTCAATTTATg attttatcaaataaaattgacaACTTAACATCtaaaatcgataaattatcagatgaatttatcaaaaaaattgatgaagaTAAAACTAGTACTTTTTCTACTATTAG GTCGATTTTGGCAGAGCACTTACAGATAGATTCTGGAAACAAATTAAAGGATTCCTTGG GTGAAGGAGACATAAAAGAATTAAAGCCCAACGTagatgtacataaaaaaaaaaccaaaaaggACAAGGAAAAGTTATCATCAACAACTACTCCTACTAATAAT aaCTCATCAACCATGTCCGaaaccataaaattaaaaacacctAAATCCGCTTCACGTCCTATATCTAAAGATATTGATGTTTTATTAGAGATGTTAGTAGCAGATGGATTTACCAACACGATACAGAACATTATAGTGTTGAAGAGATTTGATAACGATTATGAAAAagccttaaattatttaaaatcatctgTTGCATGA
- the LOC113552756 gene encoding probable elongator complex protein 2: MDTFEQIKTVYVSSAVNSTPNCLDWGVNGLVIYGACNAIHLYDPQITNESDGRVISLFVAHTKRVNSVKWVQTVDSCCQQDFVSCSTDNTAILWEDIHPTGSYKVYERLIGHSDVVTISDAIRLVNQMLIIVTAAGDCTVKVWVKNKNENTSQCVQTIDFDSILCLSLKITLLSNTNCLLLACGLSNSKIQLYMNDFSNGDSVFVPSHSLIGHEDWVRSLDFISEDNLGNLLLASGSQDSVIRLWKFTMEESYNTYKSNKEFDDTLKLESKTFNVTKQDGSDCVYVIQSETVISGHDGWIYGVHWKPNFCMEQKMELLSVSMDKTLAVWAYDENSGLWVDLIRLGEVGGNTLGFYGGKFSPDGNSILAQGHNGSFHLWTKNNNGSWTPGVTIGGHFGSVEDITWDPEGKYIVSVGSDQTSRIHAQWLKSKPSNNLHSGNWHEMARPQVHGYNMSSVAMLSNVSFVSSAEEKVIRAFQAPYNFLENMSQLSKINFDSVDITKCPLGASVPSLGLSNKAVSEDDCKNITNQPKKKDYPEHYFNPLSLNQPPTEEDLIQNTLWPEIQKLYGHVYEVYCLASSSNHKWLASAAKATSLELASIIIWNTENFQQVQKLESHNLTVTQLAFSPDSKNLLSVSRDRTWSLFEYDIDTNSFIIISKSDKNTGIHTRIIWCCAWTHDSVYFATGSRDGKLVIWGQNDQRIDNKITYCAKIDPLIVSEKSFTAVAFAPTLISECKKTYFLAVGADCGSISLYKWSYEEKSITPWVKVADLINEFSHHLTVKKIKFQPLLCKTDLRYREGVLQMASCGADMMVRIYDIFLKKIS, encoded by the exons atggacACATTTGAACAAATTAAGACAGTGTATGTGTCTTCTGCTGTAAACAGCACACCAAATTGTTTAGATTGGGGTGTTAATGGATTAGTAATTTATGGTGCTTGTAATGCTATCCATTTATATGATCCTCAAATAACT AATGAAAGTGATGGACgagttatttctttatttgttGCACATACAAAACGTGTAAATAGTGTTAAATGGGTACAAACTGTAGACAGCTGTTGCCAACAAGACTTTGTTTCTTGTTCAACTGATAATACAGCTATATTATGGGAAGATATTCATCCTACAGGATCCTATAAAGTCTATGAAAGACTAATTG gaCATTCTGATGTTGTTACGATAAGTGATGCCATAAGACTTGTTAATCAGATGCTTATTATTGTAACTGCTGCTGGTGATTGTACTGTTAAAGTTtgggttaaaaataaaaatgaaa atacATCTCAATGTGTTCAGACTATTGATTttgatagtatattatgtttgtctctaaaaataacattgttatCCAACACAAATTGTCTTCTATTAGCATGTGGTTTATCAAATAGCAAAATACAATTGTACATGAATGATTTTAGTAATGGTGATTCAGTGTTTGTTCCTAGCCATTCTTTAATAGGTCATGAAGATTGGGTTCGTTCATTAGATTTTATATCTGAGG ataatttaggGAATCTACTTCTTGCAAGTGGTTCTCAGGATTCTGTGATAAGATTATGGAAATTTACAATGGAAGAAAGTTATAACACTTACAAATCAAATAAAGAATTTGatgatacattaaaattagagAGTAAAACTTTTAATGTTACTAAACAAGATGGTTCTGACTGTGTTTATGTGATTCAATCAGAAACTGTTATATCAGGACACGATGGGTGGATTTATGGAGTGCACTGGAAACCTAATTTTTGCATGg aacAAAAAATGGAGTTACTTTCAGTTTCTATGGATAAAACATTGGCGGTTTGGGCTTATGATGAAAACAGCGGTCTTTGGGTTGATTTAATAAGATTGGGGGAAGTTGGCGGTAATACATTAGGGTTTTATGGTGGAAAATTTTCTCCTGATGGTAATAGTATTTTAGCTCAAGGACACAATGGATCATTTCATCTATGGACAAAa AATAATAATGGAAGTTGGACTCCTGGAGTTACAATTGGAGGTCATTTTGGATCTGTTGAAGATATTACTTGGGATCCAGAAGGCAAATATATTGTTTCTGTAGGTTCTGACCAAACTTCTAGAATCCATGCACAATGGTTGAAATCAAAACCATCTAACAATTTACATTCTGGT aatTGGCATGAAATGGCGCGACCACAAGTTCATGGATATAATATGTCTAGTGTTGCTATGTTGTCGAATGTAAGTTTTGTATCATCAGCTGAGGAAAAAGTTATTAGAGCATTTCAAGCACCTTACaactttttagaaaatatgagTCAactatctaaaattaattttgactcTGTCG atattacaaAATGTCCACTTGGCGCTTCTGTTCCATCTCTTGGGTTATCAAATAAAGCAGTATCTGAAGAtgactgtaaaaatattactaatcaaCCAAAAAAGAAAGATTATCctgaacattattttaatcctttatcattaaatc aaccTCCAACTGAAGaagatttaattcaaaatacattatggcctgaaattcaaaaactttatgGTCACGTTTATGAAGTTTACTGTTTAGCATCTTCATCTAATCATAAATGGTTAGCTTCGGCAGCAAAAGCAACCTCTTTAGAGCTAgcttctattataatatg gaATACAGAAAATTTTCAACAGGTACAAAAATTAGAATCACATAATTTAACTGTGACTCAATTGGCTTTTTCACCAGACAGTAAGAATCTTCTCTCTGTTTCACGTGATCGTACTTGGTCATTATTCGAATATGATATTGATACAAATTCGTTTATTATCATAAGTAAATCAGATAAAAACACTGGTATTCATACAAGAATAATATGGTGTTGTGCCTGGACTCATGATTCTGTATATTTTGCAACTGGATCTAGAGATggaaaattagtaatttggGGTCAAAATGATCAACGtattgacaataaaataacttattgtgCCAAAATCGATCCTTTAATAGTATCAGAAAAGAGTTTTACAGCTGTAGCCTTTGCTCCAACACTAATTAGtgaatgtaaaaaaacttattttttggcTGTTGGTGCTGATTGTGGAAGTATTAGTTTGTATAAATGGAGTTATGAAGAAAAATCTATTACACCTTGGGTTAAAGTTGCTGATTTAATCAACGA ATTTAGTCATCATTTAacagtgaaaaaaattaagtttcaaCCATTACTGTGCAAGACTGATTTGAGATACAGAGAAGGTGTTCTACAAATGGCGTCTTGTGGTGCAGACATGATGGTtagaatttatgatatatttttaaaaaaaatttcttaa
- the LOC113553658 gene encoding uncharacterized protein LOC113553658: protein MNDYSIEPVVDSELYEVEEIRYLYDLFDVISVYKVQNPLLWGLYTLRKNEMEVNNKNIMVNEWLLYHVTATKNVQSIAENNLDWRFTSRCRYGKGVCFSYCPLYANKYASCAQGSLSAIDYDENVMQILINMGFPREAVKRALFYTYNQGLECATKWLMDHITDDNFAEPFVPSRHDFNCEISIERAFIICRVLVQRIKDVSVNYNLNVIPNFYDTAKSTNGMVYVKFNDYEFYPQYIVYYREHNLSQYADPYSCNFNYKYGIDQ, encoded by the exons ATGAATGATTATTCTATTGAACCAGTAGTTGATTCAGAATTGTACGAAGTTGaagaaattagatatttatatgatctttttgat gttataagtgtttataaagtacaAAATCCACTGCTTTGGGGCTTATACacattaagaaaaaatgaaatggaagtaaataataaaaatataatggtaaACGAATGGCTTTTATATCACGTTACAGCcactaaaaatgttcaatcaattgctgaaaataatttagactGGCGTTTCACAAGTCGTTGTCGATATGGAAAAGGTGTATGTTTTTCATATTGTCCTTTGTATGCCAACAAATATGCATCATGTGCTCAAG GATCACTTTCTGCAATAGACTATGATGAAAATGTAAtgcaaatacttattaatatgggTTTTCCTAGAGAAGCAGTCAAACgagcattattttatacttataatcaaGGTTTAGAATGTGCAACCAAATGGCTTATGGACCATATTACTGACGATAATTTTGCTGAACCTTTTGTTCCATCGAGGCATGATTTTAATTGTG aaatttcaaTTGAGCgagcatttataatttgtcgAGTTTTAGTTCAAAGAATTAAAGATGTCAgcgtcaattataatttaaatgttatacctaatttttatgatacggCTAAATCAACAAATGGTATggtttatgtaaaatttaatgattatgaattttatccTCAATACATTGTGTATTATAGAGAACATAATTTATCTCAATATGCTGATCCATATTCatgtaatttcaattataaatatggtaTTGATCAATGa
- the LOC113554505 gene encoding syntaxin-10, with protein MMPRGKNGYSWELNSGTQDSEPLLERDIEDPDDVLFTSRPSTSTFVADMLSSHSHKMNNQHNKLDLISNSVKTLKNVSEDISVELDHQNIMLENLSTELDKTESRLDMVSKKVAQVLQLSDDRRQWMAIGILVGIILITIILLIIL; from the exons atgatgccTAGAGGAAAAAATGGTTATTCCTGGGAATTAAATTCAGGAACTCAAGATAGTGAG cctTTGCTAGAAAGAGATATTGAAGATCCAGATGATGTGTTATTTACATCCCGCCCAAGCACATCAACATTTGTAGCTGATATGCTGAGTTCACATTctcataaaatgaataatcaaCACAATAAACTTGACCTCATATCTAATTCAgtaaaaactttgaaaaatgtttcagAAGATATAAGTGTTGAGTTAGATCATCAAAACAT aatgCTTGAAAACTTAAGCACTGAATTAGACAAAACTGAATCAAGATTAGATATGGTATCAAAAAAGGTGGCACAAGTTCTACAATTGTCTgatg ATAGAAGACAATGGATGGCAATTGGGATTTTAgttggtattattttaataaccataattcttttaataattttgtaa
- the LOC113554504 gene encoding DENN domain-containing protein 2A-like — protein MNETNVVNVDVLTKRFESFQSSKKPGLDDKRRHENNANKRIIKRTPAFRRDVNISRKLVVDHSQAVVVTNNVKQLSSIISNTSECNKITPIDSHSYNKTDSLNQKLYLDTFAKDDKNKLLTDKKSLINCLKKKLENNNTTSCKPKVLKKNIELPLKAHLPIGPPPKKPPRTFAHDKQIDLDLPYNCTMESHTISKSDPKAMLEKLEKFITKNSHTYGPKNENTTGQDCNSNISSKKSNLFNLAKSLNRLDSDKVYGNSLKIHHTDEQNYLTRKSYNENDTEHIYDEPIFLKPNSRLNIDSVNNCNALIGNDRVCDSDKSNLHYMSTPIKDYNSEINLKESEPYFQIDTTDEIDSKTNKNMTMSHKRKIQMLMNEAYGTFVKSQDESDSESISNCEDSSSGSINNLTDKNISEQTLERKGYLRRVAKQVATSTCSTIVHDKNHLFQALLLIGLDLSSTKEKLPYIKHKYPVQAEIPEQFENLCFPDAHVWPFTADDCRTYSLTVTDENGRRNYGYCYRVQPEGAAYCLPLVYCIYSSIKANSFYFKILQEIESRHGLSEFNMKMFIKLLYDQPFPELGSTIYIPLEPASYCTEFSTNGELHIPFDILRDQDDLLKLLNIIKPNTFIQMLATMLLERKLILLSKSISLLSSSIEALTSSLYPFTWQHTLVSVLPSQMVSVADFVQAPTPYIIGLLKTENQSDIFSQLSENDQVFIFDLDANKALRKVKDEYSVLPSRIAKGLKNVIGLKVELDQSTKAVLASESLIRLFVELVGHYKSFILPNSENKYHFQKQFFIDAGINTAHRNFLEWFTETAMFTTFLNNKMHSNIDKKDVFECRCDEFSSELNKIKRKSKTLQSMKAIGDRIKEWAVS, from the exons ATGAATGAAACGAACGTAGTTAATGTAGACGTATTGACAAAACGATTCGAATCTTTTCAAAGTTCTAAGAAACCCGGATTGGATGACAAGAGACGACACGAAAATAATGCGAacaaaagaattattaaaagaacTCCCGCGTTCAGGCGGGATGTAAACATTTCGAGAAAACTCGTAGTGGATCATTCACAGGCCGTGGTGGTAACTAATAATGTGAAACAACTTAGtagtattatttcaaacacTAGCGAGTGTAATAAAATCACACCTATTGATTCTCATAGTTATAATAAGACTGAcagtttaaatcaaaaattatacctaGACACATTTGCAaaagatgataaaaataaacttttaactgACAAAAAATCTCtcataaattgtttgaaaaagaaattagaaaataacaatactacTAGCTGTAAACCaaaagtactaaaaaaaaatattgaacttcCACTAAAAGCACATTTACCAATTGGTCCGCCTCCTAAAAAGCCACCAAGAACATTTGCTCATGATAAACAAATAGATTTAGATCTTCCTTATAATTGTACAATGGAATCTcatacaatttctaagtctGATCCAAAAGCTATGTTGGAAAAGCTggaaaaatttataactaaaaactcTCATACATATGGaccaaaaaatgaaaatactacTGGACAAGattgtaattcaaatataagttCTAagaaatctaatttatttaatttggcaAAGTCTTTAAATCGTTTGGATAGTGATAAAGTGTATggcaattcattaaaaatacatcatacaGATGAACAGAATTATTTAACTAGAAAatcatataatgaaaatgataCAGAGCATATATATGATGAACCAATATTCCTAAAACCTAATTCAAGGCTAAACATTGATagtgttaataattgtaatgcgCTTATTGGTAATGATCGGGTTTGTGATTCCGATAAATCTAATCTACATTATATG TCCACACCAATTAAAGATTACAATtctgaaattaatttgaaagaaTCTgaaccatattttcaaatcgaTACTACAGATGAAATTgattcaaaaacaaacaaaaatatgactATGAGTCATAAaagaaaa atTCAAATGTTAATGAATGAAGCTTATGGTACCTTTGTTAAAAGTCAAGATGAAAGTGATTCAGAATCAATTTCTAATTGTGAAGACAGTTCTAGTGgttcaataaataatctaacgg ataagaaTATTAGTGAACAAACGTTAGAGCGTAAAGGGTATTTACGTAGAGTAGCTAAACAAGTAGCAACATCAACATGTTCAACTATTGTTCATGATAAAAATCATCTATTTCAAGCACTTTTATTAATTGGACTAGACTTAAGTTCaactaaagaaaaattaccttatattaaacataaataccctgtacaa GCTGAAATACCAGAACAATTTGAGAATTTGTGTTTTCCTGATGCACATGTTTGGCCATTTACTGCAGATGATTGTAGAACATATTCATTAACTGTTACTGATGAAAATGGTCGTCGTAACTATGGGTACTGTTATAGAGTACAGCCTGAAGGAGCTGCCTATTGTTTACCATtggtgtattgtatatattcttCAATTAAAGCCAACAGTTTTTACTTTAAg ATATTACAAGAAATTGAATCAAGACATGGTTTATCTGAATTcaatatgaaaatgtttataaaattactatatgatCAGCCATTTCCAGAACTTGGttctacaatttatatacctCTTGAACCTGCAAGTTACTGTACCGAGTT TTCTACTAATGGAGAACTTCATATACCATTTGATATTCTACGTGATCAAGATGATCTACTAAAACTTTTGAACATTATTAaaccaaatacatttatacaaatgttAGCTACAATGTTGTTAGAAAGAAAATTGATACTCCTCAGCAAATCGATaag tttgctATCAAGTAGCATTGAAGCTCTTACATCTTCCTTATATCCATTTACTTGGCAACATACTCTTGTATCTGTTCTTCCTTCTCAAATGGTATCTGTTGCTGATTTTGTTCAAGCTCCAACACCATATATTATTGGTTTGTTGAAAACAGAAAATCAATCAGATATATTCTCTCAATTAAGTGAAAACGATCAA gttttcatttttgatttgGATGCTAACAAAGCATTGCGTAAAGTAAAAGATGAATATAGCGTCCTACCATCAAGAATTGCAAAaggtttgaaaaatgttattgggTTAAAAGTGGAGTTAGATCAATCAACTAAGGCAGTTTTAGCATCAGAGTCTCTTATACGATTGTTTGTGGAACTAGTTGGTCattataaatcttttattttaccaaattcagaaaataaatatcattttcaG aaacaatttttcattgatgctggtaTCAATACTGCACATAGAAATTTTTTGGAATGGTTCACAGAAACAGCTATGTTTACtacatttctaaataataaaatgcatagcAATATTGACAAAAAAGACGTGTTTGAGTGCAGATGTGATGAATTTTCCAGCGagctcaataaaattaaacgtaaATCAAAAACTCTTCAGTCTATGAAGGCAATTGGTGATCGGATTAAAGAATGGGCAGTTTCATGA